The following proteins are co-located in the Eptesicus fuscus isolate TK198812 chromosome 9, DD_ASM_mEF_20220401, whole genome shotgun sequence genome:
- the TMEM59 gene encoding transmembrane protein 59 isoform X1, protein MAVPRGSLRVRAQLGLPPLLLLTVALAGGSGTASAEAFDSVLGDTASCHRACQLTYPLHTYPKEEELYACQRGCRLFSICQFVDDGIDLNRTKLECESACTEAYSQSDEQYACHLGCQNQLPFAELRQEQLMSLMPKMHLLFPLTLVRSFWSGMMDSAQSFITSSWTFYLQADDGKLVIFQSKPEIQYASQLEQEPTNLKESSLSKMSYLQMRSSQAHRNFLEDGESDGFLRCLSLNSGWILTTTLVLSVMVLLWICCATVATAVEQYVPSEKLSIYGDLEFVNEQKLNRYPASSLVVVRSQVEDHEEAGPLPTKVNLAHSEI, encoded by the exons ATGGCGGTGCCGAGAGGGAGCCTCCGGGTCAGGGCCCAGCTGGGGCttccgccgctgctgctgctgaccGTGGCCCTGGCCGGAGGCTCGGGGACCGCCTCGGCCGAAGCGTTTGACTCGGTTTTGGGGGATACGGCGTCTTGCCACCGGGCCTGTCAGTTGACCTACCCCTTGCACACCTACCCCAAG GAAGAGGAGTTGTACGCATGTCAGAGAGGTTGCAGGCTGTTTTCAATTTGTCAGTTTGTGGATGATGGAATTGATTTAAATCGGACCAAATTGGAATGCGAATCTG CATGTACAGAAGCATATTCCCAATCTGATGAGCAATATGCTTGCCATCTTGGTTGCCAGAATCAGCTGCCATTTGCTGAGTTGAGACAAGAACAA ctcatgtcTCTGATGCCAAAAATGCATCTACTCTTCCCTCTAACTCTGGTACGGTCATTTTGGAGTGGCATGATGGACTCTGCACAGAGCTTCATAACCTCTTCATGGACTTTTTATCTTCAAGCTGATGATGGAAAATTAGTTATATTCCAG TCTAAGCCAGAAATCCAGTATGCATCACAGTTGGAACAGGAGCCTACAAATTTGAAAGAATCATCGCTAAGCAAAATGTCCT ATCTACAAATGAGAAGTTCACAAGCACACAGGAACTTTCTTGAAGATGGAGAAAGTGATGGCTTTTTAAGATGCCTCTCTCT taacTCTGGGTGGATTTTAACCACAACTCTTGTCCTCTCGGTGATGGTATTGCTCTGGATTTGTTGTGCAACTGTTGCTACAGCTGTGGAGCAGTATGTTCCCTCTGAG AAGCTGAGTATCTATGGTGACCTGGAATTCGTGAATGAACAAAAACTAAACAGATATCCAGCTTCTTCTCTTGTGGTTGTTAGATCTCAAGTGGAAGATCATGAAGAAGCAGGGCCTCTACCAACAAAAGTGAATCTTGCTCATTCAGAAatttaa
- the TMEM59 gene encoding transmembrane protein 59 isoform X2, with amino-acid sequence MSLMPKMHLLFPLTLVRSFWSGMMDSAQSFITSSWTFYLQADDGKLVIFQSKPEIQYASQLEQEPTNLKESSLSKMSYLQMRSSQAHRNFLEDGESDGFLRCLSLNSGWILTTTLVLSVMVLLWICCATVATAVEQYVPSEKLSIYGDLEFVNEQKLNRYPASSLVVVRSQVEDHEEAGPLPTKVNLAHSEI; translated from the exons atgtcTCTGATGCCAAAAATGCATCTACTCTTCCCTCTAACTCTGGTACGGTCATTTTGGAGTGGCATGATGGACTCTGCACAGAGCTTCATAACCTCTTCATGGACTTTTTATCTTCAAGCTGATGATGGAAAATTAGTTATATTCCAG TCTAAGCCAGAAATCCAGTATGCATCACAGTTGGAACAGGAGCCTACAAATTTGAAAGAATCATCGCTAAGCAAAATGTCCT ATCTACAAATGAGAAGTTCACAAGCACACAGGAACTTTCTTGAAGATGGAGAAAGTGATGGCTTTTTAAGATGCCTCTCTCT taacTCTGGGTGGATTTTAACCACAACTCTTGTCCTCTCGGTGATGGTATTGCTCTGGATTTGTTGTGCAACTGTTGCTACAGCTGTGGAGCAGTATGTTCCCTCTGAG AAGCTGAGTATCTATGGTGACCTGGAATTCGTGAATGAACAAAAACTAAACAGATATCCAGCTTCTTCTCTTGTGGTTGTTAGATCTCAAGTGGAAGATCATGAAGAAGCAGGGCCTCTACCAACAAAAGTGAATCTTGCTCATTCAGAAatttaa